The Drosophila subobscura isolate 14011-0131.10 chromosome A, UCBerk_Dsub_1.0, whole genome shotgun sequence genome includes the window ACGTGACAACAACACTAAACACACTGAGAGCTGTGAGAGCTGCGAGAGCTGGGCCCTGAGCTGCCACTCCGTGACTCTTGTGGTCGGTGGATGATTCTTTGGTGGTTTAGGTGGTTGGTGCTTCCACAtgagatgctgatgctgatacGGATGCTGATCTTGATTGTTGGTGTCTCTGGTTTGATTGTTTGTCGATATCTTTTTGCTGATTTATTCATTGATGATGATCTTTGGCCAATTTGGTTTGGAAtgatttttggttggttttttctttttagctGAAAACTCAATATGAGATTCGTGTTGCGGGGCTGGTGtggattgtgtttgtgcttttgtgtCAGTGTTTACTTGGTTGGTTCTacggggggtggtggtggtggtgctgggcaTGCGGAGAGGAGTTGGTGGACATGCAACGGGTTGTCGAGGGGATCCACTAATAAATAACTCCCAtatcaaaatgttgccaatAAGAGTGGGTAACCGGTAAGTGCCTTAAGCGATAGCCACATAtacctatacatatgtatatgtgtgtgtataaattCAGGTTAGATTCAAATTTTTGGCTCCTTGGTCTGGCCTGCAAACTCCCGATCGGGCTCGAACTGTGTCAACTCCTCGGGCAGGCTCTCATAGTCCTTATCGCTGGACGGTCTCTGGTCTTTCGgcccatccacatccgcatcctcgtcctcatcctcgccTGAGGGTCTCTGGCTGTGCTGCCCGTCGAACAGTGGATTGAGTGCCGTACCGAGGACAATGGGACCGACGCGTGACAGCACATTATTGACTAGACGATTGATTTGCATATTGATCTCCTACACGGAacacatttgcattgcatttcaaaACACACATTTCATTAAGTTAAGGCTGTGACTGATTgagtgattgattgattgattgagtgATTGCCTAGCCCTAGTTCTAGTCTGGGTTTGGATCTGGGTCTGGGCAGGAACAGAGTCAAGTGTCTGAGAGTGGGGTTGGGTGGGTGATGTCAAACGGAgctcgagagagagagagatcgagatCGAGAAGGGGGGCTTGGGGcgtgggcagggggcagggggaattcgatatatatatatatgtttatatagttATTCGATTCATACCTTGGTTATGTCCGGAAACAGTTCCCGCAGCAATCCAATTGTTCTTTTATTGCGATCGGCTATCAATTGTTCTTGATCGTTGGCGCCCAATGTCAAGACATCGATTtcctgcaaaaacaaaacaaaaacaaaaacagtgaaaaataagccaaaaaacaaactgttAGAGtcagtatctgtgtgtctgttacATAAGATGACAAAgtcaaagaaagaaaattaaaaacagaaaacagaagacaaaaaaattgccccccaaaaaactttcactttaGACAATGAGTCGCCTTTGGCTCAGAGActctccagccccagccacaacCCCAGCCCGCCTTCCCGCCTCACAACCCTGTCATTTGTGCAATCAAGTTTCAAGTGtaaattgtaatttgtaatttgtctGTGGTTGTCTCTTGTCTCTGCCATCCTTTCCCTTTGTGGCCCTGCATCACATTCTGCACCACATTGAGCCACTAAGTGGGTGGCTCTTGGTGGCACAGGGCACTCAGCTACAgccgcacagccacacagctaCACAGCGAAATGACTTTACACAAAAACGTTGTTAACGTTAATGGGCTATGCGGAGCTCGAGCTTTGAAAATATTGCAcaataaattttgaaaattgcattaaaattgcattttgtgggtgggtggaatgaatgaatcactGCATAAATGGGTGGGTGGATAGGTtgtgatggcagcagcaactaacTTGGACAATCAACAGCACGAGTCACTaaacatgcaacagcaacaacttctTAGTCGCAGCAATTGTCAAGGTTCCTGGTGCAAGGGGTACGTGGGGGTACGAACGGTGTGCCCAAGCAGCACAATCTAATAATATACCATCAACACTTGAACAATTGGAAAAGTTTCTGACACTCGCCTCCCCCCCGGCTTTGCCtcaacagacagagagagagagagggagtagGGCAAAGGCTGTGGCAGGGGTTAGAGGTGTTCATTTCAATATCGGACAATGCAAAAAGATAAAACCCACTCATAGTTTGCTATACCCTAAGCAGAGACTAGAAGCCTTGCCTTTTGATAATTGACTTTTCCAACTTTCAGGGAAATTTGTGGCAGTGGAGAATCGAACTACTGCGGAGAATGTATTGTGTTTATCTATCTATAAGataaagtatattttattgaatctAAAATTAATATGTATCGCTGCTGCATACAATGTGCCCCATTGTTGACACTGCTTCCATTGTATTTTGTATGAATAAATCATTTGATTGAAGTTATTtcagtttgtttgttgcctgtAACTACACTTTGAGCTGTGGCAAAGCTCAACTGTTTGGCCACATTACCCCTACTTGTTGTTGGCAGTgtattgaaatgaaattgtcaCGTTTTTCAGCTGGTAAAAGTTTGGGAATGCTTTGCGCAGCTACTTAAAGGTAAAAGATATGAAGCGGAATGgcctctgtggcagtggcacccccaagtcccagtcccagtcccactcTCAGTCCAAGTCATTctcgtggctgctgctgctgctcctgctgttgcagcgCCTGATGTTGCcactgtgctgtgctgttgcAGTGTTTAATTGACTCAAAAGTCGCTGCGGAAGTTGACTTTTACACGCGGGGCG containing:
- the LOC117895138 gene encoding uncharacterized protein LOC117895138 isoform X7, whose translation is MRQPSRQQILALALCSAVCLISAVPVPQPQPAGNQELDVLQIPLANGKEIDVLTLGANDQEQLIADRNKRTIGLLRELFPDITKEINMQINRLVNNVLSRVGPIVLGTALNPLFDGQHSQRPSGEDEDEDADVDGPKDQRPSSDKDYESLPEELTQFEPDREFAGQTKEPKI